The genomic DNA TGCTTAAAATCATTGATAAATTCTTGTTCTGGAAGTAAGAAATAAGAGGCGAAGTCATTTGCTTCTTTTTCAATGCCCTTATGTTCCTCTTTAGAAAGACTATCCATATCAATCAATCGATGCATTAAAAGGTGTCCTAGTTCATGTGCTAAATCAAAATTTCTTCTGACAGAGGATTTTTTTCGATTTCCTAAAATAATAAAGGGGCGGTTTTCTTTCGTCCAAACACTATAGGCATCAATCTCTGCGCCCATATTTTTTTCAAGAATCGAAATTCCAGACATTTCTAATTTATACAATAATTCTTTATTGTTCTTTATATTTAATTCAATTCTAGCTTTTTCTGCTAGATGTTGAATGATCATTTTTTTATCAGTAGTTTTAGAAGCGTTATAATAATCCTTTTCAGATGCTTGTCTTAAGTGATAGATTGTTTTTGGCGGTTCTTCCACATTCGCTTCAAATACTAAAATAAAATGGCTAACAAAATCTAAATACGTTGTTTCCATCTTTGCTTTTTTTCTAGCTTCACGATCTTCTGCTCTATAGGCGATCCGTTCAATTGTGGCTATGTTTTTGATAAAAGCTTCAGTATAAAAGAATTGCGGTTTCACAAAAAAAATTTGTTTAAATTTATTTACGATCTCAAATTTAGGAACCGTATATCCATTTTCATACTGCCATATCGCTTGCTCGCTGACATTGACC from Enterococcus mundtii includes the following:
- a CDS encoding helix-turn-helix domain-containing protein; amino-acid sequence: MFFGEKLQAVRELKGLSRKELADLVNVSEQAIWQYENGYTVPKFEIVNKFKQIFFVKPQFFYTEAFIKNIATIERIAYRAEDREARKKAKMETTYLDFVSHFILVFEANVEEPPKTIYHLRQASEKDYYNASKTTDKKMIIQHLAEKARIELNIKNNKELLYKLEMSGISILEKNMGAEIDAYSVWTKENRPFIILGNRKKSSVRRNFDLAHELGHLLMHRLIDMDSLSKEEHKGIEKEANDFASYFLLPEQEFINDFKQIKKKSNPYSYVEMKMKYMVSIIALEYRAYKLGLLSFEENRYFYASLNKYNMRDKEPLDEDIPIVQPGKIRALLHFVFENQLLLLSDFLDKYNIELSFLANLLSVDEDFLTKFNDTVRTDYYHSNIIHFSPNRK